In Gemmata obscuriglobus, a single genomic region encodes these proteins:
- a CDS encoding type II secretion system F family protein, whose product MSTLLLPVLIGGLVIAMVALLYLALRANPDGAAADRLDQLVGRSSRKDSSADMLLKQALQEVDKKTLMDKLMPEFFNLTKTFEQADCNIKPSALFGISLGLSVLGAAMSIWLVNLYVLPIGALTCFALPWVWLHMKRSSRLKAFAAQLPDAMELVARALRAGHSLAAGMHVVAEEMPAPICKEFGRVYEEQNLGIPLEEALKGMCDRVPNLDLKFFVTSVAIQRQTGGDLAEILDRIGHIIRERFKILGQVKALTAEGRLSGVVLIALPIGLFVMMLWTKPDYVEMLWKDDLGIKMSIGAIVLMLIGSYAIKKIVDIKV is encoded by the coding sequence ATGAGCACGCTCCTCCTTCCGGTCCTGATCGGCGGCCTGGTGATCGCGATGGTCGCCCTGCTGTACCTCGCGCTGCGCGCCAACCCGGACGGGGCCGCGGCCGACCGCCTCGACCAGCTGGTCGGCCGCAGCTCGCGGAAGGACTCGTCCGCCGACATGCTGCTCAAGCAGGCGCTGCAGGAGGTGGACAAGAAGACGCTGATGGACAAGCTGATGCCGGAGTTCTTCAACCTCACGAAGACCTTCGAGCAGGCCGACTGCAACATCAAGCCCAGCGCCCTGTTCGGCATCTCGCTGGGGCTGAGCGTGCTCGGCGCGGCGATGAGCATCTGGCTGGTGAACCTGTACGTGCTCCCGATCGGGGCGCTGACGTGCTTCGCGCTGCCGTGGGTCTGGCTGCACATGAAGCGGTCGTCGCGGCTCAAGGCGTTCGCGGCCCAGCTCCCCGACGCGATGGAGCTGGTGGCCCGGGCGCTCCGCGCGGGCCACTCGCTGGCCGCGGGGATGCACGTGGTGGCGGAGGAGATGCCGGCCCCCATTTGTAAGGAGTTCGGCCGGGTGTACGAGGAGCAGAACCTCGGCATCCCGCTGGAGGAGGCGCTCAAGGGCATGTGCGACCGGGTGCCGAACCTGGACCTGAAGTTCTTCGTCACCTCGGTGGCGATCCAGCGCCAGACCGGCGGCGACCTGGCCGAGATCCTCGACCGGATCGGGCACATCATCCGCGAGCGGTTCAAGATCCTCGGGCAGGTGAAGGCGCTGACCGCCGAGGGCCGGCTCTCGGGCGTGGTGCTGATCGCCCTGCCGATCGGCCTGTTCGTCATGATGCTGTGGACGAAGCCGGACTACGTCGAGATGCTGTGGAAGGACGACCTCGGGATCAAGATGTCGATCGGGGCCATCGTGCTGATGCTCATCGGCTCCTACGCCATCAAGAAGATTGTGGACATTAAGGTTTAA
- a CDS encoding AAA family ATPase, producing MQRVAIVDPTESTRESLRTLLLGVDFVWLEAECARYEYFFEVIQASTPDLVIVTLDADKNKALQMIGQLSVEHPKLPILTISHDHQALLQSLQKGAKYFLTHPVGLEDMLAALRRALGEAGGEAPSAGGTASARQTGASSMIAVLGSRGGVGTTTLAVNMAATLASDPTNAAALIDLDLALGDADIALEVNGFENISISDLARNIERLDMNFLKRAMAKHEPTGLAILRHPLEIAEVGLIHEQHVERVLNLLKISYTHLVLDLSKCLLPTDLMALRMADMIILVAQLELSSLRNVVRLIHCLGGEENLADKIRVVINRQGADSVEEGISLKKAEEVIGKPIFWQVPNDTKAVIGARVAGHPLVKHAPKSRVQQSIYGLTQALYGKPVGGGTDAKGSKGGWGFFGKR from the coding sequence ATGCAACGCGTCGCGATCGTCGACCCCACGGAATCCACCCGCGAGTCGCTCCGCACCCTGCTGCTGGGCGTGGATTTCGTGTGGCTCGAGGCCGAGTGCGCCCGCTACGAGTACTTCTTTGAGGTGATCCAGGCCTCGACACCGGACCTCGTGATCGTCACGCTCGACGCCGACAAGAACAAAGCCCTGCAGATGATCGGGCAGCTCTCCGTCGAGCACCCGAAGCTCCCCATCCTGACCATCAGCCACGACCACCAGGCCCTGCTCCAGTCCCTCCAGAAGGGCGCGAAGTACTTTCTGACGCACCCGGTCGGGCTCGAGGACATGCTGGCCGCGCTGCGCCGGGCGCTGGGCGAGGCGGGCGGCGAAGCGCCGTCGGCCGGGGGGACCGCCTCGGCCCGCCAGACCGGCGCGTCGTCGATGATCGCGGTGCTCGGCTCCCGCGGCGGGGTCGGCACCACCACCCTGGCGGTCAACATGGCCGCCACCCTCGCCTCGGACCCGACCAACGCGGCGGCGCTCATCGACCTCGACCTCGCGCTGGGCGACGCCGACATCGCGCTGGAGGTGAACGGGTTCGAGAACATCAGCATCTCGGACCTGGCCCGGAACATCGAGCGGCTGGACATGAACTTCCTCAAGCGGGCGATGGCCAAGCACGAGCCCACCGGGCTCGCGATCCTGCGCCACCCGCTGGAGATCGCCGAGGTGGGGCTGATCCACGAGCAGCACGTGGAGCGGGTGCTGAACCTGCTGAAGATCAGCTACACGCACCTGGTCCTCGACCTCAGCAAGTGCCTGCTGCCGACCGACCTGATGGCGCTGCGCATGGCGGACATGATCATCCTCGTGGCCCAGCTCGAGCTGAGCAGCCTGCGGAACGTGGTCCGGCTGATCCACTGCCTCGGCGGCGAGGAGAACCTGGCCGACAAGATCCGCGTGGTGATCAACCGGCAGGGGGCCGACTCGGTCGAGGAGGGGATCAGCCTGAAGAAGGCCGAGGAGGTGATCGGCAAGCCGATCTTCTGGCAGGTGCCCAACGACACGAAGGCGGTCATCGGCGCCCGCGTGGCCGGGCACCCGCTGGTGAAGCACGCGCCCAAGAGCCGGGTGCAGCAGAGCATCTACGGGCTCACACAGGCCCTGTACGGCAAGCCCGTCGGCGGCGGCACCGACGCGAAGGGCAGCAAGGGCGGCTGGGGCTTCTTCGGGAAGCGCTAG
- a CDS encoding PQQ-binding-like beta-propeller repeat protein translates to MSIVAQCPHCETRFTLQSEMSGKSMRCPNLECRQVFTVRPMVATAPPAAAPEPPPEPKAPPKPVPKPEPKPAPKRPPKPAEPDIVEAAIVTAAVVKPPRVKEVVWSEGTDVPPPKKDKKPLKPVPADEPDDEIVVRKKKKSNRAPLLLAGMGIFIVAALGFAIVYILQTEGKKEDQLADSAQTEYQKAEYAAAGKLYEKLAQDYPRSNRINKYKFFADLSSTQTTVRAVTNRQDYEPALKRLTAFLESHKSSDLMKPTEYGRDVLEAGKKLCEDIAEYAGDRVTAYQADRAKSEELSHADAAVAKGRELVAALDPLRGPDDQPLDKLKGRFDQAEKSVKRERDRSAAFARAKAQLESPTDALIQSAEAELRAAGFIDDPEVRALIATAKGNLRKLVRYTDDPAPPEPVPPTTATSLLFVTPVGKTKLHEPGVGAAPSTVFLCVARGILYALDEDTGTLLWATRVGADITDPPVVTRVTLAGGPTDVAVVASNVGGSAAVSGHVLKTGAPLWYQPLPAAAGPAVVVGGRAFVPLRDPEGTVYEFDLTTGQRIGHLRLGQPLAESGAVLRPGTNLLYIAAEARRLYVIDAGGKDDAGNRINPRCVQVIATGHLAGTLRVPPLFVGPEGTEPADRWLVLSQAHGPAVTNLRAFPVGTVEPPADGATVPETPAAPAAEVPVPGWVWYPPVCDGERLAVASDTGQFRVFGVNQAGNLDKPLFPMAAPALPNPPDDRPVRGLVIPVGESEYWLLAGGHLQQARLVLVPNKGQDVVLAGTRASVGEPVHGPQISARKDAACVVVRSANSSGCRAVAFDLRTGEVRWQRQLGLVPAKQSSAERCAGPVRQGDAFVLVDEDGGIVVVPAGGEVAASQSLAAKPEWLVASAPAGASGPTVVAATADGQTVFAVTPVTTKDGPKFVVRRVAGGKLLGEDEIGAPGELAGQPAVVGGALHIPTADGFVHRFIPGAGVTVPAVLVAGPKWRGDRPAAAAAGGITPLSDTTFVTSDGGKKLTRWEWLPGANTTRKELGEWVLREAVAGPGAAVPGDADGPPRLIVGDVSGSVWMFAPDKPGAPLRRWKAGGARLPTGKLSSAFAVQSGEGNKTVVAYVVDGKAVAALDPDRDEVLWAVPLSEDANGTPVGAPQPAGANRWVVTDLAGRVLLLDGATGAALDTKSVGLPGAVPAAASGVAGGTALVPLSDGSAVLIELKK, encoded by the coding sequence GTGTCGATCGTTGCTCAGTGCCCACACTGCGAAACGCGCTTCACCCTCCAGTCGGAGATGAGCGGGAAGTCGATGCGGTGCCCGAACCTGGAGTGCCGCCAGGTGTTCACGGTGCGGCCGATGGTCGCCACCGCCCCGCCGGCGGCGGCACCCGAACCGCCGCCCGAGCCGAAAGCCCCGCCCAAGCCCGTCCCGAAACCGGAGCCCAAGCCCGCACCGAAGAGGCCGCCCAAACCGGCCGAGCCCGACATCGTCGAGGCCGCGATCGTGACGGCGGCGGTCGTCAAGCCGCCCAGGGTGAAAGAGGTCGTGTGGTCCGAAGGGACCGACGTGCCGCCCCCGAAGAAAGACAAGAAGCCGCTTAAGCCCGTACCCGCAGACGAACCGGACGACGAGATCGTTGTCCGGAAGAAGAAGAAGAGCAACCGCGCCCCGCTGCTCCTCGCGGGTATGGGAATCTTCATCGTCGCGGCGCTCGGGTTCGCGATCGTTTACATCCTGCAGACCGAGGGGAAGAAGGAAGATCAGCTCGCGGACAGCGCCCAAACGGAGTACCAGAAGGCCGAATACGCCGCCGCCGGCAAGCTGTACGAAAAGCTCGCGCAGGATTATCCGCGCAGCAACCGGATCAACAAGTACAAGTTCTTTGCCGACCTGTCCTCCACGCAGACGACCGTTCGCGCGGTGACCAACCGTCAGGACTACGAGCCGGCCCTGAAGCGGTTGACGGCGTTCCTCGAATCGCACAAAAGTTCCGACCTGATGAAGCCCACGGAGTACGGGCGCGACGTGCTCGAAGCCGGCAAAAAGCTCTGCGAAGACATCGCCGAGTACGCCGGTGACCGGGTGACCGCGTACCAAGCGGACCGCGCCAAGTCCGAAGAACTTTCGCACGCCGACGCGGCCGTCGCGAAGGGGCGTGAGCTCGTCGCGGCACTCGACCCGCTACGCGGCCCCGACGACCAGCCCCTGGACAAGTTGAAGGGGCGCTTCGACCAGGCGGAGAAAAGCGTCAAGCGGGAGCGGGACCGCTCGGCCGCCTTCGCGCGGGCCAAGGCGCAGCTCGAAAGCCCCACCGACGCACTGATCCAGAGCGCGGAAGCCGAACTCAGGGCCGCGGGCTTCATCGACGACCCCGAGGTGCGGGCGCTCATCGCGACCGCGAAGGGGAACCTCCGCAAGCTGGTCCGCTACACGGACGACCCGGCCCCCCCGGAGCCGGTCCCGCCGACCACGGCCACGTCGCTGCTGTTCGTCACCCCCGTCGGCAAAACCAAGCTGCACGAACCCGGCGTGGGTGCCGCGCCTTCGACCGTGTTCCTGTGCGTGGCCCGCGGCATCTTGTACGCGCTCGACGAGGACACCGGGACCCTCCTCTGGGCGACGCGGGTCGGGGCCGACATCACCGACCCGCCCGTTGTGACCCGCGTGACGCTGGCCGGCGGGCCGACCGACGTCGCCGTCGTTGCGTCCAACGTGGGCGGGTCCGCGGCGGTGTCGGGGCACGTTCTGAAAACGGGCGCGCCGCTCTGGTACCAGCCCCTTCCGGCCGCCGCCGGGCCGGCGGTGGTCGTGGGCGGGCGCGCGTTCGTGCCGCTCCGCGACCCCGAGGGGACGGTGTACGAGTTCGACCTCACGACCGGGCAACGGATCGGACACCTTCGCCTGGGGCAACCCCTGGCGGAGAGCGGGGCCGTCCTCCGCCCCGGAACGAACCTGCTTTACATCGCGGCCGAGGCGCGACGGCTGTACGTCATCGACGCGGGCGGCAAGGACGACGCCGGCAACCGCATCAACCCGCGGTGCGTACAAGTCATCGCCACCGGGCACCTCGCCGGCACCCTGCGCGTGCCCCCGCTGTTCGTCGGCCCCGAGGGCACCGAACCGGCCGACCGGTGGCTCGTGCTTTCGCAGGCTCACGGCCCCGCCGTCACCAACCTGCGCGCATTCCCGGTCGGCACCGTCGAGCCCCCGGCCGACGGCGCGACGGTGCCGGAAACGCCCGCGGCCCCGGCCGCCGAGGTGCCGGTCCCGGGGTGGGTGTGGTACCCGCCGGTGTGCGACGGCGAGCGCCTCGCCGTCGCGTCCGACACCGGCCAGTTCCGCGTGTTCGGCGTGAACCAGGCCGGGAACCTGGACAAGCCCCTGTTTCCGATGGCGGCGCCGGCCCTCCCGAACCCGCCGGACGACCGGCCCGTGCGCGGGCTGGTGATCCCGGTCGGGGAGTCGGAGTACTGGCTGCTGGCCGGGGGGCACTTGCAGCAGGCGCGGCTCGTGCTCGTGCCGAACAAAGGCCAGGACGTCGTACTGGCCGGGACGCGGGCCAGCGTCGGCGAGCCGGTTCACGGCCCGCAAATCAGCGCGCGAAAGGACGCGGCGTGCGTGGTCGTGCGGTCGGCGAACTCGTCCGGGTGCCGCGCGGTGGCGTTCGACCTGCGCACCGGCGAAGTGCGGTGGCAGCGGCAACTCGGGCTGGTGCCCGCCAAGCAGTCGTCGGCCGAACGGTGTGCCGGTCCCGTGCGTCAGGGCGACGCGTTCGTGCTGGTGGACGAAGACGGGGGCATCGTGGTCGTGCCCGCGGGGGGCGAGGTCGCCGCGAGTCAGTCGCTCGCCGCGAAACCGGAGTGGTTGGTCGCGTCGGCACCCGCGGGCGCCAGCGGGCCGACCGTGGTGGCGGCCACGGCGGACGGACAAACGGTGTTCGCGGTCACCCCCGTTACAACCAAGGACGGCCCCAAGTTCGTGGTCCGGCGGGTCGCGGGCGGGAAACTGCTGGGCGAGGACGAAATCGGCGCGCCCGGCGAGTTGGCCGGTCAGCCCGCGGTGGTCGGCGGGGCGCTGCACATCCCGACGGCGGACGGGTTCGTGCACCGGTTCATTCCGGGCGCCGGGGTGACCGTGCCGGCCGTGCTGGTTGCGGGACCGAAGTGGCGCGGCGACCGCCCCGCCGCGGCCGCAGCCGGTGGCATCACCCCGCTGTCCGATACGACGTTCGTGACCTCCGACGGGGGCAAGAAGCTGACCCGTTGGGAGTGGCTCCCGGGGGCCAACACGACCCGCAAGGAGCTTGGCGAGTGGGTCCTCCGTGAGGCGGTCGCGGGGCCGGGCGCCGCGGTGCCGGGCGACGCCGACGGGCCACCACGGCTGATCGTCGGCGACGTGAGCGGTAGCGTGTGGATGTTCGCGCCCGACAAGCCCGGCGCGCCGCTCCGGCGGTGGAAGGCGGGCGGCGCGCGGCTCCCCACCGGGAAGCTGAGTTCCGCGTTCGCGGTTCAGTCCGGGGAGGGCAACAAAACCGTGGTCGCTTACGTTGTGGACGGGAAAGCGGTCGCGGCACTCGACCCAGACCGCGACGAGGTGCTCTGGGCGGTGCCGCTGAGCGAAGACGCGAACGGCACGCCGGTCGGAGCCCCGCAACCGGCGGGCGCGAACCGGTGGGTCGTCACCGATTTGGCCGGGCGCGTACTGTTGCTCGACGGCGCGACCGGGGCGGCACTCGACACCAAGAGCGTGGGACTACCCGGAGCCGTTCCCGCGGCCGCGAGCGGGGTCGCCGGCGGGACGGCATTGGTCCCGCTGTCGGACGGCTCCGCGGTGCTGATTGAACTGAAGAAGTAA
- a CDS encoding type II secretion system F family protein — translation MELLALLSAAELAPILVFVAIMAGTFWLLSLISSRNSQAEERLERIGRPKSLVEIEMSQGESGNRFKGIKDAFSNLGGVMEPRTELEKNSIRIQLANAGFRSENAAGVYQGIRVVCLVVFLLPALFFFLLKDGFTLKSIEWTVALGGMGFYLPQMGLYHLRSTRQKEIFLTLPDALDLLVVCVESGLGLDAALRKVTDEMKGHAKTICEEFSLANLQLQMGRPRREVLHDLGVRTGVDDVRSLAAILIQADRFGSSIAQALRVQSDSMRVRRRQIAEEKAAKTAVQLIFPLVLFIFPSIFVVLVGPAAIQIHKNLLKPG, via the coding sequence GTGGAACTGCTCGCGCTGTTGTCCGCCGCCGAACTCGCACCGATCCTCGTGTTCGTCGCCATCATGGCGGGCACGTTCTGGCTGCTGTCGCTGATCTCCAGCCGCAACAGCCAGGCCGAGGAGCGGCTGGAGCGGATCGGCCGGCCCAAGTCGCTGGTCGAGATCGAGATGTCGCAGGGCGAGAGCGGGAACCGGTTCAAGGGGATCAAGGACGCGTTCTCCAACCTGGGCGGGGTGATGGAGCCGCGCACCGAACTGGAGAAGAACTCGATCCGCATCCAGCTCGCCAACGCCGGGTTCCGGAGCGAGAACGCGGCGGGCGTGTACCAGGGCATCCGCGTAGTTTGCCTGGTCGTGTTCCTCCTTCCCGCGCTTTTCTTCTTCTTGCTCAAAGACGGGTTCACCCTGAAGTCGATTGAATGGACGGTGGCCCTCGGCGGGATGGGGTTCTACCTCCCGCAAATGGGGCTGTACCACCTGCGCAGCACGCGGCAGAAGGAGATCTTCCTGACCCTGCCCGACGCGCTGGACCTGCTGGTGGTGTGCGTCGAGTCCGGCCTCGGCCTCGACGCCGCGCTGCGGAAGGTGACGGACGAGATGAAGGGCCACGCGAAGACCATCTGCGAGGAGTTCTCGCTGGCGAACCTCCAGCTCCAGATGGGCCGCCCGCGCCGCGAGGTGCTCCACGACCTGGGCGTGCGGACCGGGGTGGACGACGTGCGGTCGCTGGCCGCGATCCTGATCCAGGCGGACCGGTTCGGGTCCAGCATCGCCCAGGCGCTGCGGGTGCAGTCCGACTCGATGCGGGTGCGCCGGCGGCAGATCGCCGAGGAGAAGGCCGCCAAGACCGCGGTGCAACTGATCTTCCCGCTGGTGCTGTTCATCTTCCCGTCGATCTTCGTGGTCCTGGTCGGCCCCGCAGCCATCCAGATTCACAAGAACCTGCTGAAGCCGGGCTAG
- a CDS encoding ATPase — MGLSRSAVVADWDGNPAPEAPASPESLKESGLTQGFICDMLLRTVYTRGVMLGRDLGQFLCLPFKVIREPLRFLKDEKLIQVDGGDLVGEVSYRFSLTDLGRDRARAAMEQCAYVGPAPVPLEDYVEQCYRQTVTGLTCYPEALKAPFGHLVLKEEMFNNIGPAIISGRSVFIYGPPGNGKTAMARAIGDFMNTAGGSIYIPYAFVADNNIITVFDPSLHVIDDTAAEYGDEADAAVRRLLSTGSVDQRWVRIRRPVIVTGGELNLPMLDLKYSAESKFYQAPIHFKANGGVFLIDDFGRQLVSPKDLLNRWILPLEDRHDFLTVASGKKFQVPFEQLIIFSTNLDPKALVDDAFLRRIRHKVGIQAPQRDVYEKIFASNCKRLGMNFDLGAVDYLYERYYTRGRVPRASDCRDLLETVQSICRYRRQPVHLTRDLMVEASASFIAEFT; from the coding sequence ATGGGTCTGAGCCGCAGCGCGGTCGTCGCGGACTGGGACGGGAACCCGGCGCCCGAGGCGCCGGCGTCGCCCGAGTCGCTCAAGGAGTCGGGGCTGACGCAGGGCTTCATCTGCGACATGCTGCTCCGCACGGTTTACACCCGCGGGGTGATGCTCGGGCGCGACCTGGGGCAGTTCCTGTGCCTGCCCTTCAAAGTGATCCGCGAGCCGCTCCGGTTCTTGAAGGACGAGAAGCTGATCCAGGTGGACGGCGGCGACCTGGTGGGCGAGGTGAGCTACCGGTTCAGTCTGACGGATTTGGGGCGCGACCGCGCCCGGGCCGCGATGGAGCAGTGCGCGTACGTCGGGCCGGCGCCGGTGCCGCTCGAGGACTACGTCGAGCAGTGCTACCGGCAGACCGTAACCGGCCTCACGTGCTACCCCGAGGCGCTGAAAGCCCCCTTCGGCCACCTGGTGCTGAAGGAGGAGATGTTCAACAACATCGGCCCGGCCATCATCAGCGGCCGGAGCGTGTTCATTTACGGGCCGCCGGGCAACGGGAAGACCGCGATGGCCCGCGCCATCGGCGACTTCATGAACACCGCCGGCGGGTCCATTTACATCCCCTACGCGTTCGTCGCGGACAACAACATCATCACGGTGTTCGACCCGTCGCTGCACGTCATCGACGACACCGCGGCCGAGTACGGGGACGAGGCCGACGCGGCCGTCCGCCGGCTGCTCTCGACCGGCTCCGTGGACCAGCGGTGGGTGCGCATCCGGCGGCCCGTCATCGTCACCGGCGGCGAACTGAACCTGCCGATGCTCGACCTGAAGTACAGCGCCGAGTCGAAGTTCTACCAGGCGCCGATCCACTTCAAGGCGAACGGCGGGGTGTTCCTGATCGACGACTTCGGCCGCCAGCTCGTGAGCCCCAAGGACCTGCTGAACCGGTGGATCTTGCCGCTCGAAGACCGGCACGACTTCCTCACGGTCGCGAGCGGTAAGAAGTTCCAGGTGCCGTTCGAGCAGCTCATCATCTTCAGCACCAACCTGGACCCGAAGGCGCTGGTGGACGACGCCTTCCTGCGCCGCATCCGCCACAAAGTGGGCATCCAGGCCCCGCAGCGGGACGTGTACGAGAAGATCTTCGCGTCCAACTGTAAGCGACTGGGAATGAACTTCGACCTGGGTGCGGTGGATTACTTGTACGAGCGGTACTACACCAGGGGCCGCGTGCCGCGGGCGTCGGACTGTCGCGATTTGCTGGAAACGGTCCAGTCCATCTGCCGATACAGACGGCAACCCGTGCATCTTACGCGCGACCTGATGGTCGAAGCTTCGGCCAGTTTCATCGCCGAGTTCACGTGA
- a CDS encoding CpaF family protein, whose protein sequence is MAGPGGGGKNFDELKRQIHSKLVERLDFTRVKDLSSDAMRRDIRRVIEHLCDTENPLLNRIEREKLIEEVLDETLGFGPLEVLLKDPTISDILVNGPHKCYVERRGKLEKTDVKFRDNDHLMQIIDRIVSKIGRRVDETSPMVDARLPDGSRVNAVIPPIALDGPSLSIRRFGANPLKLEDLLNYKAFTPEMAMLMEACIKARLNVLISGGTGCGKTTLLNTLSSFIPGDERVVTIEDAAELQLQQDHVVRLETRPPNIEGKGAVSTRDCVRNALRMRPERIIIGEVRGSEALDMLQAMNTGHGGSLATLHANTPREALTRLETMIMMGGFELPVKAMRQQISSAIDLIIQANRLQGGPRKITHITEVMNMEQDIIIMQEVFRYKQLGIDQNGRAYGQFEATGVRPTFINRLESKGVKLPSNMFAERILMRD, encoded by the coding sequence ATGGCCGGCCCGGGGGGCGGGGGCAAGAACTTCGACGAGCTGAAGCGCCAGATCCACTCCAAGCTGGTCGAGCGGCTCGACTTCACCCGCGTCAAGGACCTGTCCTCGGACGCGATGCGGCGCGACATCCGCCGCGTCATCGAGCACCTGTGCGACACCGAGAACCCGCTGCTCAACCGCATCGAGCGGGAGAAGCTGATCGAGGAGGTGCTCGACGAGACCCTCGGGTTCGGGCCGCTGGAGGTGCTGCTCAAGGACCCGACGATCTCGGACATCCTGGTGAACGGCCCGCACAAGTGCTACGTGGAGCGGCGCGGCAAGCTCGAGAAGACGGACGTCAAGTTCCGCGACAACGACCACCTGATGCAGATCATCGACCGCATCGTGTCGAAGATCGGCCGGCGGGTGGACGAGACCAGCCCCATGGTGGACGCGCGGCTCCCGGACGGGTCGCGCGTCAACGCCGTGATCCCGCCCATCGCCCTGGACGGCCCGAGCCTCTCGATCCGCCGGTTCGGGGCGAACCCGCTGAAGCTCGAGGACCTGCTGAACTACAAGGCGTTCACGCCCGAGATGGCGATGCTGATGGAGGCGTGCATCAAGGCCCGCCTCAACGTGCTGATCTCCGGGGGCACCGGGTGCGGTAAGACCACCCTGCTGAACACGCTGTCGAGCTTCATCCCGGGCGACGAGCGGGTGGTCACCATCGAGGACGCGGCCGAGCTCCAGCTCCAGCAGGACCACGTGGTGCGGCTCGAGACGCGGCCGCCCAACATCGAAGGCAAGGGGGCGGTGAGCACCCGCGACTGCGTGCGGAACGCGCTGCGCATGCGGCCCGAGCGGATCATCATCGGCGAGGTCCGCGGGTCCGAGGCGCTGGACATGCTCCAGGCCATGAACACCGGCCACGGCGGGTCGCTGGCGACGCTCCACGCGAACACCCCGCGCGAGGCGCTCACCCGCCTCGAGACGATGATCATGATGGGCGGGTTCGAGCTGCCGGTGAAGGCGATGCGGCAGCAGATCAGCTCCGCCATCGACCTCATCATCCAGGCCAACCGGCTCCAGGGCGGGCCCCGCAAGATCACCCACATCACGGAGGTGATGAACATGGAGCAGGACATCATCATCATGCAGGAAGTGTTCCGGTACAAGCAGCTCGGGATCGACCAGAACGGCCGCGCGTACGGCCAGTTCGAGGCCACCGGGGTGCGGCCGACGTTCATCAACCGGCTCGAGTCGAAGGGCGTGAAGCTGCCGAGCAACATGTTCGCCGAGCGCATCCTGATGCGCGACTGA
- a CDS encoding tetratricopeptide repeat protein, with the protein MDGRVCFRWLAFGCAVAAALGCNRNAVQPSPFGQMPNTTGTPAPTATAKSMWGGGANAATPSGPVELTPPPSTEPPKAETLVALADVRMDAAFDEKTAPGSREPLLDMAREGYQKALKQDPKNPSAMLGIARFYAKVGEKEKALEAYKKYLTAHPKDVKVAHEVAIVHARWKDWPGAVAWCQFALTHIDPENRDVKKFLGFCQARIGKWDEALATLSQIMPEAQARHNLAGLLDHMGYPEHSKQQLQLAMQADPNYAQARDFFTELTLPRGAADPEPVRQASGEQPAP; encoded by the coding sequence ATGGACGGCCGAGTTTGTTTCCGGTGGCTCGCGTTCGGGTGCGCCGTCGCTGCCGCGCTCGGGTGCAACCGCAACGCGGTGCAACCCTCACCGTTCGGGCAGATGCCGAACACGACCGGTACACCCGCCCCTACTGCGACGGCCAAATCGATGTGGGGCGGGGGGGCGAACGCGGCCACGCCGTCGGGACCGGTGGAGCTGACCCCGCCGCCGTCGACGGAACCCCCCAAGGCGGAAACGCTCGTGGCCCTCGCCGACGTGCGCATGGACGCCGCGTTCGATGAGAAGACCGCACCGGGGAGCCGGGAGCCGCTGCTCGACATGGCTCGCGAGGGGTACCAGAAGGCGCTCAAACAAGATCCGAAGAACCCGAGCGCCATGCTCGGGATCGCACGCTTCTACGCCAAGGTCGGGGAGAAGGAGAAGGCGCTCGAGGCGTACAAGAAGTACCTGACGGCGCACCCGAAAGACGTCAAGGTGGCGCACGAGGTGGCGATCGTGCACGCCCGCTGGAAGGATTGGCCCGGGGCGGTGGCGTGGTGCCAGTTCGCGCTCACCCACATCGACCCCGAGAACCGCGACGTGAAGAAGTTCCTCGGGTTCTGCCAAGCCCGGATCGGCAAGTGGGACGAGGCGCTCGCGACCCTGAGCCAGATCATGCCCGAGGCGCAGGCCCGTCACAACCTCGCCGGGCTGCTCGACCACATGGGGTATCCGGAGCACAGCAAGCAGCAACTTCAGCTCGCCATGCAGGCGGACCCGAATTACGCCCAGGCCCGTGATTTCTTCACCGAACTCACCCTGCCGCGCGGCGCGGCCGACCCCGAGCCGGTTCGGCAGGCGTCCGGCGAGCAGCCCGCGCCGTAG